One genomic region from Ornithinicoccus hortensis encodes:
- a CDS encoding cell wall-binding repeat-containing protein yields the protein MTHRTRRTPWRPLLATAGTAGLLTVAAVTPASAATLDDWDVTGIQFVTADCARNEYVVDATFTGTTDDGGGFDKVRVEVWDDGILKDYRVLEVPVGATVDTTAFLSFVGTYLTGAPGVGIVLADADPAGEATTWLDSLDPFFPEDEEGPCDFDVERIGGADRIGTAALLAQRFVKADTVVLARSDTFPDALTAAPLADQMAGPLLLTRTGSLPAETAAELTRLQPSQVIVIGGSAAIQDSVLAEAAALLPASSTVSRIGGADRYATSALIAQEIIQDSTPQMFLATGQDFPDALVLSALAARESAPLVLTKVDDLPDATEAFLSGASFDDLYAAGGVAVISDSVLNEAAALGGATATRYSGTDRYETAAVVLQQFPAEGKVMVATGEKFPDALTAVPVAGRTGAGIALSRHDEVPASVMTEVERLTDGFAFPLVTIVGGEAALSSDVYDQLLALFGTAAAPAAPTVGDTDGNLPDQH from the coding sequence ATGACCCACCGCACCCGCCGCACCCCCTGGCGGCCCCTCCTGGCGACCGCCGGGACCGCGGGCCTACTCACGGTCGCGGCCGTCACCCCCGCGTCCGCCGCAACCCTGGACGACTGGGACGTCACCGGCATCCAGTTCGTCACCGCGGACTGCGCCCGCAACGAGTACGTCGTCGACGCCACGTTCACCGGCACCACCGACGACGGCGGCGGCTTCGACAAGGTCCGCGTCGAGGTCTGGGACGACGGCATCCTCAAGGACTACCGGGTCCTGGAGGTACCCGTCGGCGCCACCGTCGACACCACGGCCTTCCTCAGCTTCGTCGGCACCTACCTGACCGGTGCCCCCGGCGTCGGGATCGTGCTCGCCGACGCCGACCCGGCGGGCGAGGCCACCACCTGGCTCGACTCCCTCGACCCGTTCTTCCCCGAGGACGAGGAGGGCCCGTGCGACTTCGACGTGGAGCGGATCGGCGGCGCCGACCGGATCGGGACCGCCGCGCTACTGGCCCAGCGCTTCGTCAAGGCCGACACCGTCGTCCTGGCGCGGTCCGACACCTTCCCCGACGCCCTGACGGCCGCCCCGCTGGCCGACCAGATGGCCGGTCCGCTGCTGCTGACCCGCACCGGGAGCCTCCCGGCCGAGACGGCCGCCGAGCTCACCCGGCTCCAGCCCTCCCAGGTCATCGTGATCGGTGGCAGCGCGGCGATCCAGGACAGCGTCCTGGCGGAGGCGGCGGCCCTGCTGCCCGCCAGCTCCACGGTCTCCCGGATCGGTGGCGCGGACCGCTACGCGACGTCCGCGCTGATCGCCCAGGAAATCATCCAGGACAGCACCCCGCAGATGTTCCTGGCGACCGGGCAGGACTTCCCGGACGCGCTGGTGCTCAGCGCCCTCGCCGCCCGGGAGAGCGCGCCGTTGGTGCTGACCAAGGTCGATGACCTGCCGGACGCCACGGAGGCCTTCCTGTCCGGCGCCAGCTTCGACGACCTGTATGCCGCCGGTGGCGTCGCCGTCATCAGCGACAGCGTGCTGAACGAGGCCGCCGCCCTGGGCGGCGCGACTGCCACCCGCTACTCGGGCACCGACCGCTACGAGACCGCGGCGGTCGTGCTCCAGCAGTTCCCCGCCGAGGGCAAGGTCATGGTCGCGACCGGGGAGAAGTTCCCCGACGCCCTGACCGCCGTGCCGGTGGCCGGGCGGACCGGGGCCGGCATCGCCCTGTCCCGCCACGACGAGGTCCCCGCCAGCGTGATGACCGAGGTCGAGCGCCTGACCGACGGGTTCGCCTTCCCGCTGGTCACCATCGTCGGCGGTGAGGCGGCGCTGTCCTCCGACGTCTACGACCAGCTGCTGGCCCTGTTCGGGACGGCCGCCGCTCCCGCCGCTCCCACCGTGGGCGACACGGACGGCAACCTGCCCGACCAGCACTGA
- a CDS encoding DUF47 domain-containing protein translates to MRFRITPQNASFFEHFADLAGHVLDGANAMRDILGLPQDERSAAAERIKEIEHRGDDATHKIMNEANTSFITPFDRDDIYALASRLDDCLDHLEAAIDIVVLYGIDELPHGVDDQVDILVRMAELTAEAMPRLKSMRDLQDYWIEINRLENAADQRYRQMTAALFREEQDAVQIIKLKAVIDEMEAAADAFETAANTVESIAVKES, encoded by the coding sequence GTGCGCTTCCGCATCACGCCCCAGAACGCCTCCTTCTTCGAGCACTTCGCCGATCTCGCCGGTCACGTGCTCGACGGCGCCAACGCCATGCGCGACATCCTGGGGCTCCCCCAGGACGAGCGTTCCGCCGCGGCCGAACGCATCAAGGAGATCGAGCATCGCGGTGACGACGCGACGCACAAGATCATGAACGAGGCGAACACCTCCTTCATCACGCCGTTCGACCGGGACGACATCTATGCCCTCGCCTCGCGCCTGGACGACTGCCTGGACCACCTCGAGGCCGCGATCGACATCGTCGTGCTCTACGGCATCGACGAGCTGCCGCACGGGGTCGACGACCAGGTCGACATCCTGGTGCGGATGGCCGAGCTCACCGCCGAGGCGATGCCGCGGCTGAAGTCGATGCGGGACCTGCAGGACTACTGGATCGAGATCAACCGGCTGGAGAACGCAGCCGACCAGCGATACCGGCAGATGACCGCGGCGCTGTTCCGGGAGGAGCAGGACGCCGTTCAGATCATCAAGCTCAAGGCTGTCATCGACGAGATGGAAGCTGCCGCCGACGCGTTCGAGACGGCGGCCAACACGGTCGAGAGCATCGCGGTCAAGGAATCCTGA
- a CDS encoding inorganic phosphate transporter translates to MEWLPVTVVILLAMGFNYTNGFHDAANAIATSVSTRALTPRIALLMAAVFNLIGAFLGEGVAKTVGSGIIDPPSGMTGLAIVAASLVGAIGWNMLTWWYGLPSSSSHALIGGMAGASLAAGTTVLWSGIMNSIIIPMLISPVAGMILGYLVMTAILWIFRNGHPGRLGRDFRIAQTASAAAMALGHGLQDAAKTMGIVVLALVVGGYHEGAHIPLWVTITSALVISAGTYAGGWRIMRTLGRKIIDLDPPQGFAAESVAASVLYVAGLAFHAPISTTHTITSAIMGVGATKRMSAVRWGVAKNIVGAWVFTFPGAGIVAALTYWIIAIF, encoded by the coding sequence GTGGAGTGGCTACCGGTCACCGTCGTCATCCTGCTGGCGATGGGGTTCAACTACACGAACGGTTTCCACGACGCCGCCAACGCCATCGCGACGTCGGTCTCCACCCGGGCGCTGACCCCCCGGATCGCGCTGCTGATGGCGGCCGTGTTCAACCTGATCGGAGCCTTCCTCGGGGAAGGGGTCGCCAAGACCGTCGGGTCGGGCATCATCGACCCGCCCTCGGGCATGACCGGACTGGCGATCGTCGCCGCCTCGCTGGTCGGGGCGATCGGGTGGAACATGCTCACCTGGTGGTACGGCCTGCCGTCCTCGTCCTCGCACGCCCTGATCGGGGGCATGGCCGGGGCCTCGCTCGCCGCGGGGACCACGGTGCTGTGGAGCGGCATCATGAACAGCATCATCATCCCGATGCTGATCTCGCCCGTGGCGGGCATGATCCTGGGCTACCTGGTGATGACCGCGATCCTGTGGATCTTCCGCAACGGCCACCCCGGCCGGTTGGGCCGTGACTTCCGGATCGCCCAGACCGCGTCGGCGGCCGCGATGGCGCTGGGCCACGGGCTGCAGGACGCCGCGAAGACGATGGGCATCGTGGTGCTCGCGCTCGTCGTCGGGGGCTACCACGAGGGAGCCCACATCCCGTTGTGGGTCACCATCACCTCCGCGCTGGTGATCTCCGCGGGCACGTATGCCGGGGGCTGGCGGATCATGCGCACGCTCGGCCGCAAGATCATCGACCTGGACCCGCCGCAGGGCTTCGCGGCGGAGTCGGTCGCGGCGAGCGTGCTGTACGTCGCCGGCCTGGCCTTCCACGCCCCCATCTCCACCACCCACACGATCACCTCGGCGATCATGGGCGTCGGGGCCACCAAGCGGATGTCCGCCGTCCGCTGGGGCGTGGCGAAGAACATCGTCGGCGCGTGGGTGTTCACCTTCCCCGGCGCCGGCATCGTCGCCGCGCTGACCTACTGGATCATCGCGATCTTCTAG
- the pstS gene encoding phosphate ABC transporter substrate-binding protein PstS, protein MKLHRCGPTAALAMAALLTLSACGDDNPTADNDASANEDAAQEPADGGSESGSDGAGDTAAAGGGAALSGTVSLSGASSQESAMTAWIAGYQAVQPDVRLNYDAIGSGGGRENLISGASPMIGSDAYLDEEEREAVKDSCGDGGALHIPVYISPVAIPYNLPGVEQLNLPPDVLAQIFDQQIETWNDPAIAEANPDADLPDTEITVVNRSDDSGTTENFTEYLVAAAPDAWPHEPSDAWPVEGGEAAAQTTGVISVVGSTEGAIGYADASAVGTLTTAAVGVGEEFVNFSPEAAAAVVDASEPVDTGVEGDLALDLARDTTESGTYPIVLVSYHIACTSYEDAQTGEVVKDFLTYVISEDGQAAAAEAAGSAPISDEVRAQATTAIEGITVGN, encoded by the coding sequence GTGAAGCTCCACCGTTGTGGACCGACCGCCGCCCTGGCGATGGCTGCACTGCTGACCCTGTCCGCCTGCGGCGACGACAACCCCACCGCCGACAACGACGCCTCGGCCAATGAGGACGCGGCCCAGGAGCCCGCTGACGGCGGGTCCGAGAGCGGCTCCGACGGGGCCGGTGACACCGCCGCCGCCGGCGGCGGCGCGGCCCTGTCCGGCACGGTCAGCCTGTCCGGCGCCAGCTCCCAGGAGTCGGCGATGACCGCCTGGATCGCGGGCTACCAGGCCGTCCAGCCGGACGTGCGGCTCAACTACGACGCCATCGGCTCCGGCGGCGGCCGGGAGAACCTGATCTCCGGCGCCTCCCCGATGATCGGCTCCGACGCCTACCTGGACGAGGAGGAGCGCGAGGCCGTCAAGGACAGCTGTGGCGACGGCGGCGCCCTGCACATCCCGGTGTACATCTCGCCGGTGGCCATCCCCTACAACCTGCCCGGTGTGGAGCAGCTGAACCTGCCCCCGGACGTGCTGGCCCAGATCTTCGACCAGCAGATCGAGACCTGGAACGACCCGGCGATCGCCGAGGCCAACCCGGATGCCGACCTGCCGGACACCGAGATCACCGTGGTCAACCGGTCCGACGACTCGGGCACCACCGAGAACTTCACTGAGTACCTCGTCGCGGCCGCACCCGACGCCTGGCCGCACGAGCCCAGCGACGCGTGGCCGGTGGAGGGCGGCGAGGCCGCCGCCCAGACCACGGGCGTCATCTCGGTCGTCGGCAGCACCGAGGGTGCCATCGGCTACGCCGACGCCTCGGCGGTCGGCACCCTGACCACCGCCGCTGTCGGGGTCGGCGAGGAGTTCGTGAACTTCTCCCCGGAGGCCGCCGCGGCCGTCGTCGACGCCTCGGAGCCGGTCGACACCGGCGTCGAGGGCGACCTGGCCCTGGACCTGGCGCGCGACACCACCGAGTCGGGGACCTACCCGATCGTGCTGGTCTCCTACCACATCGCCTGCACCTCCTACGAGGACGCGCAGACCGGTGAGGTGGTCAAGGACTTCCTCACCTACGTGATCAGCGAGGACGGGCAGGCGGCGGCCGCCGAGGCGGCCGGGTCGGCGCCGATCTCGGACGAGGTGCGGGCCCAGGCCACCACGGCCATCGAGGGCATCACGGTGGGGAACTGA
- the pstC gene encoding phosphate ABC transporter permease subunit PstC produces the protein MSTPAPPLRRPDRAGGAAGPTRTRRPGDSLFFGASLGSAMLILLVLAGVAAFLVREALPVLGAADEEITGGAGFFAYVWPLVAGTVTASLIAMVIATPVAVGIALFVSHYAERRVGTAIGFVIDLLAAVPSVVFGMWGWQVLAPQLVPLYAWLEDALGFIPIFGDGSATGRTLMTASIVLAVMILPIITSVSREVFLQTPSLHEEAALALGATRWEMIRTAVLPFGMPGVIGGTMLGLGRALGETMAVAIILSTGGFTWNLIGSGNNTIPSEIALNFPEASGLRLSELIATGLVLFVITLAVNLLARYIVNKRSEFSGAN, from the coding sequence ATGAGCACTCCCGCACCCCCGCTCCGCCGGCCCGACCGGGCCGGCGGAGCGGCCGGGCCGACCAGGACCAGGCGTCCCGGCGACTCCCTGTTCTTCGGGGCGTCCCTCGGCTCGGCGATGCTCATCCTGCTCGTCCTGGCGGGGGTGGCCGCCTTCCTGGTGAGGGAGGCGCTGCCCGTGCTCGGGGCCGCCGACGAGGAGATCACCGGCGGGGCCGGGTTCTTCGCCTACGTCTGGCCGCTGGTGGCCGGCACGGTCACCGCCTCGCTCATCGCGATGGTGATCGCGACCCCGGTCGCGGTCGGTATCGCGCTGTTCGTCTCGCACTACGCCGAGCGCCGGGTCGGCACGGCGATCGGCTTCGTGATCGACCTGCTGGCCGCGGTGCCCAGCGTCGTCTTCGGCATGTGGGGCTGGCAGGTGCTCGCCCCACAGTTGGTGCCGCTGTATGCCTGGCTCGAGGACGCCCTGGGGTTCATCCCGATCTTCGGGGACGGGTCGGCCACCGGGCGCACCCTGATGACCGCCTCGATCGTGCTCGCGGTGATGATCCTGCCGATCATCACCTCCGTCTCGCGGGAGGTCTTCCTGCAGACCCCGAGCCTGCACGAGGAGGCCGCCCTGGCCCTGGGCGCCACCCGGTGGGAGATGATCCGCACCGCGGTCCTCCCGTTCGGTATGCCGGGGGTCATCGGCGGGACGATGCTCGGCCTGGGGCGGGCCCTCGGTGAGACGATGGCGGTGGCGATCATCCTGTCGACCGGCGGGTTCACCTGGAACCTGATCGGCAGCGGCAACAACACGATCCCCTCGGAGATCGCGCTCAACTTCCCCGAGGCCTCCGGCCTGCGGCTGAGCGAGCTGATCGCGACGGGACTGGTCCTGTTCGTCATCACCCTCGCGGTGAACCTCCTGGCGAGGTACATCGTGAACAAGCGGTCCGAGTTCTCGGGAGCCAACTGA
- the pstA gene encoding phosphate ABC transporter permease PstA gives MSTTTREHDTPDVPVVDHALDRVSGIVAAPVRPAPRALGPTILAGGLLLALVLAQLWHPALAVVTAYLAVLVVAYVAFRMVSGSRVATDRVMRLLMYGAFVVALLPLVSVMWTVIGEGAARAFSPGFLQQTMNGVTGVNDAAYAEGTGDFVGGAYHAVIGTLIITALASIISIPIGLFTAIYLVEYSAGNKLSHSIRFLVDVMTGIPSIVAGLFAFALWATLFGIGTKNALGGAVALAVLMIPTVVRNSEEMLRIVPNELREAALALGVPKWRVVAKVVLPTAASGLASGVTLAIARVIGETAPLLVAVGFTHALNTNPTSGPMNSLALFAYQMFTRPLNPGVRDPSLERAWAAALLLVLLVVILNLGARLVAALFAPKTGR, from the coding sequence ATGAGCACCACGACGCGCGAGCACGACACTCCCGACGTCCCGGTCGTCGACCACGCGCTGGACCGGGTGAGCGGCATCGTCGCCGCACCGGTCCGCCCGGCGCCCCGGGCGCTGGGGCCGACGATCCTGGCCGGCGGGCTGCTGCTCGCCCTGGTCCTGGCTCAGCTGTGGCACCCCGCCCTGGCGGTCGTGACGGCATACCTCGCCGTGCTCGTCGTCGCCTACGTGGCCTTCCGGATGGTGTCCGGCAGCCGGGTGGCGACGGACCGGGTGATGCGGCTGCTGATGTACGGCGCGTTCGTGGTGGCGCTGCTGCCCCTCGTGTCGGTCATGTGGACCGTCATCGGGGAGGGGGCCGCCCGGGCGTTCAGCCCCGGCTTCCTGCAGCAGACCATGAACGGGGTCACCGGCGTCAACGACGCGGCGTATGCCGAGGGCACCGGCGACTTCGTCGGCGGCGCCTACCACGCGGTCATCGGCACGCTCATCATCACCGCGCTGGCCAGCATCATCTCGATCCCGATCGGGCTGTTCACCGCGATCTACCTGGTCGAGTACAGCGCCGGCAACAAGCTGTCCCACTCCATCCGGTTCCTGGTCGACGTGATGACCGGGATCCCCTCGATCGTGGCGGGACTGTTCGCCTTCGCGCTGTGGGCGACCCTGTTCGGGATCGGCACCAAGAACGCGCTCGGCGGCGCCGTGGCGCTGGCGGTGTTGATGATCCCCACCGTGGTCCGCAACAGTGAGGAGATGCTCCGGATCGTGCCCAACGAGCTGCGGGAGGCGGCGCTGGCGCTCGGCGTGCCCAAGTGGCGGGTCGTCGCCAAGGTCGTCCTGCCGACGGCCGCGTCCGGCCTGGCCTCCGGGGTCACCCTGGCCATCGCCCGGGTGATCGGCGAGACCGCCCCGCTGCTGGTCGCGGTCGGCTTCACCCACGCGCTGAACACCAACCCGACGTCCGGGCCGATGAACAGCCTGGCGCTGTTCGCCTACCAGATGTTCACCCGGCCGCTGAACCCCGGCGTCCGGGACCCCAGCCTCGAGCGGGCCTGGGCCGCGGCCCTGCTGCTCGTCCTCCTCGTCGTGATCCTCAACCTCGGCGCCCGCCTGGTCGCCGCGCTGTTCGCGCCCAAGACCGGCCGCTGA
- the pstB gene encoding phosphate ABC transporter ATP-binding protein PstB, producing the protein MSTRIDVNDLDIFYGAFHAVQGVNMVIEPKSVTAFIGPSGCGKSTFLRTLNRMHEVIPGGRVQGEVLIDGKNLYGPGVDPVNVRREVGMVFQRPNPFPTMSIKENVLAGVKLNSKRISSAAADDLVERSLRGANLWTEVKDRLDKPGSGLSGGQQQRLCIARAIAVQPEVILMDEPCSALDPISTLAIEDLINELKSDYTVVIVTHNMQQAARVSDRTGFFNLEATGKPGRLVEMDETSKIFNNPAQQATEDYISGRFG; encoded by the coding sequence ATGTCCACCCGAATCGACGTCAACGACCTCGACATCTTCTACGGCGCCTTCCACGCCGTGCAGGGCGTCAACATGGTCATCGAGCCCAAGTCGGTCACCGCCTTCATCGGCCCGTCCGGCTGCGGCAAGTCCACCTTCCTGCGGACCCTGAACCGGATGCACGAGGTCATCCCCGGGGGCCGGGTCCAGGGGGAGGTGCTGATCGACGGCAAGAACCTCTACGGCCCGGGTGTGGACCCGGTGAACGTGCGCCGGGAGGTCGGCATGGTCTTCCAGCGGCCCAACCCGTTCCCGACGATGTCCATCAAGGAGAACGTGCTGGCCGGGGTGAAGCTGAACAGCAAGCGGATCAGCTCCGCGGCGGCCGACGACCTGGTGGAGCGCTCGCTGCGCGGGGCCAACCTGTGGACCGAGGTGAAGGACCGGCTGGACAAGCCGGGCTCGGGCCTGTCCGGCGGCCAGCAGCAGCGGCTGTGCATCGCCCGGGCGATCGCGGTGCAGCCCGAGGTGATCCTGATGGACGAGCCGTGCTCGGCGCTGGACCCGATCTCGACGTTGGCGATCGAGGACCTGATCAACGAGCTGAAGTCCGACTACACGGTGGTCATCGTGACCCACAACATGCAGCAGGCGGCCCGGGTGTCCGACCGCACCGGATTCTTCAACCTGGAGGCGACCGGCAAGCCGGGCCGGCTGGTGGAGATGGATGAGACCAGCAAGATCTTCAACAACCCGGCGCAGCAGGCGACCGAGGACTACATCTCCGGCCGGTTCGGCTGA
- a CDS encoding NUDIX hydrolase has product MGNAPGRAGTARPRIVRAAGVIPWRRAGDGRLEVALVHRPGYDDWSWPKGKLEPGEDWATAAARETLEETGLRVRLGPPLPTAEYPLPKGNGRAVVKQVRYWAGTVLGGAGELEHEIDEVRWLPLAEARDLLSYPRDREQLAAVAGAELTLRLETWPLLIVRHAHAVGRGSWSGSDPDRPLSKVGARRATRLVPLLRAYAPTRVLTSPSVRCADTVAPYGRDDGVKVADKAGLSEEGYAEKPARALRHLQRLLERGEAAALCSHRPLLPELLEPLSRHTVRRLEADTLTRLAEVGMDKGEVLACTMIGTGRDATVLAVTRHRPPA; this is encoded by the coding sequence ATGGGCAACGCACCGGGGCGGGCGGGCACCGCACGCCCGCGCATCGTCCGGGCCGCCGGGGTGATCCCGTGGCGGCGCGCCGGGGACGGCCGCCTCGAGGTGGCCCTGGTCCACCGGCCCGGCTATGACGACTGGTCCTGGCCCAAGGGCAAGCTGGAGCCGGGCGAGGACTGGGCCACGGCCGCGGCGCGCGAGACGCTGGAGGAGACCGGGCTGCGGGTTCGGCTCGGGCCGCCCCTCCCGACGGCCGAGTACCCCCTGCCCAAGGGCAACGGCCGGGCCGTGGTCAAGCAGGTGCGCTACTGGGCCGGCACGGTGCTCGGCGGCGCCGGCGAGCTGGAGCACGAGATCGACGAGGTGCGCTGGCTGCCGCTGGCCGAGGCGCGGGACCTGCTCAGCTACCCCCGGGACCGGGAGCAGCTGGCCGCCGTCGCCGGGGCCGAGCTGACCCTGCGGCTGGAGACGTGGCCGCTGCTGATCGTCCGGCACGCCCACGCGGTGGGTCGCGGGTCGTGGTCCGGGTCCGACCCGGACCGGCCGCTGAGCAAGGTGGGCGCGCGACGGGCCACCCGGCTGGTGCCCCTGCTGCGGGCCTACGCCCCGACCCGGGTGCTGACCTCACCGTCGGTGCGCTGCGCCGACACGGTGGCACCCTACGGCCGCGACGACGGGGTCAAGGTCGCCGACAAGGCGGGTCTGTCCGAGGAGGGGTATGCCGAGAAGCCGGCCCGCGCGCTGCGTCACCTGCAGCGGTTGCTGGAGCGCGGGGAGGCCGCCGCCCTGTGCAGCCACCGCCCACTGCTGCCGGAGTTGCTGGAGCCCCTGTCCCGGCACACCGTCCGCCGCCTGGAGGCCGACACGCTCACCCGGCTGGCGGAGGTCGGCATGGACAAGGGCGAGGTGCTCGCCTGCACCATGATCGGCACCGGCCGGGACGCCACGGTCCTGGCCGTCACCCGGCACCGGCCGCCGGCCTGA
- a CDS encoding RNA degradosome polyphosphate kinase, translating to MTTTDPAAPDIVESPSIVPLPTIRAARQRAANGRFIRSVSSSPNESADTEGLPPDRFLDREVSWLQFNERVLQLAADPAVPLLERARYLAIFASNLDEFFMVRVAGLMRRIATGIATRSASGLEPREVLDEISVGAHDLSAQHAALYANQVAPLLAGEGITIAGWDDLTEEEQSQLGEMFRSTVYPVLTPLAVDPAHPFPYISGLSLNLAVLLIHPQTGREHFARVKVPPLLPRFIRIDSGPDHLYRDRFVLLEQLIAAHLDQLFPGMEVHETFTFRVTRNEDLEVEEDDAENLLTALERELTRRRFGPPVRLEVVEDMDDHVLDLLTRELRVSPSEVYRLPAPLDLTALTTIADLDRTELAFPGFVPKTHPDLAPVERSAPSDILGAMREKDILLHHPYDSFSTSVQAFIEQAAADPAVLAIKQTLYRTSGDSPIIDALIEAAAAGKQVLAVVEIKARFDEENNISWARKLEHAGVHVVYGMVGLKTHAKLALAVREEPGGLRRYSHVGTGNYNPKTARIYEDLGLLTCDETIGEDLSRLFNQLSGMAPRTKFKRLLVAPRSVRSGLVELVEAEAAKGPDGQIRMKVNSIVDEALIDALYRASGAGCRVDLWVRGICAVRPGVPGLSENVRVRSTLGRFLEHSRVFAFGKGSSPQVYLGSADMMHRNLDRRVEALVPVTERAHVKTLAKLLDRVMSEDVASWHLDGDGQWTRQHLDDDGQPLADLQSQLIDSYGRRRRPGRRR from the coding sequence ATGACGACCACCGACCCGGCAGCGCCGGACATCGTGGAATCGCCCTCGATCGTCCCGTTACCCACCATCCGGGCCGCACGCCAGCGGGCGGCCAACGGCAGGTTCATCCGGTCGGTATCCAGCTCCCCCAACGAGTCGGCCGACACCGAGGGTCTGCCTCCGGACCGGTTCCTGGACCGCGAGGTGAGCTGGTTGCAGTTCAACGAGCGGGTCCTCCAGCTGGCCGCGGACCCCGCCGTCCCGCTGCTGGAGCGGGCCCGGTACCTGGCCATCTTCGCCAGCAACCTGGACGAGTTCTTCATGGTGCGCGTCGCCGGGCTGATGCGGCGGATCGCCACCGGCATCGCCACCCGGTCGGCCTCTGGCCTGGAGCCGCGGGAGGTGCTCGACGAGATCTCGGTGGGGGCGCACGACCTGAGCGCCCAGCACGCCGCGCTCTACGCCAACCAGGTGGCGCCGCTGCTGGCCGGCGAGGGCATCACGATCGCGGGGTGGGACGACCTGACGGAGGAGGAGCAGTCCCAGCTGGGCGAGATGTTCCGCAGCACGGTCTACCCGGTGCTGACCCCGCTGGCGGTGGACCCGGCCCACCCGTTCCCCTACATCAGCGGTCTCTCGCTGAACCTGGCGGTCCTGCTGATCCACCCGCAGACCGGCCGCGAGCACTTCGCCAGGGTCAAGGTCCCGCCGCTGCTCCCGCGCTTCATCCGGATCGACTCCGGCCCGGACCACCTCTACCGCGACCGGTTCGTGCTGCTGGAGCAGCTCATCGCGGCCCACCTGGACCAGCTCTTCCCCGGGATGGAGGTGCACGAGACGTTCACCTTCCGGGTCACCCGCAACGAGGACCTCGAGGTCGAGGAGGACGACGCGGAGAACCTGCTGACCGCGTTGGAGCGGGAGCTCACCCGCCGGCGGTTCGGTCCCCCGGTGCGGCTGGAGGTGGTCGAGGACATGGACGACCACGTCCTGGACCTGCTCACCCGCGAGTTGCGGGTCAGTCCCAGCGAGGTCTACCGGCTGCCGGCGCCGCTGGACCTCACGGCGCTCACCACCATCGCCGACCTGGACCGCACCGAGCTGGCCTTCCCCGGGTTCGTGCCCAAGACCCACCCGGACCTGGCGCCGGTCGAGCGCTCGGCCCCCAGCGACATCCTGGGGGCGATGCGGGAGAAGGACATCCTGCTGCACCACCCCTACGACTCCTTCTCCACCTCGGTGCAGGCCTTCATCGAGCAGGCTGCGGCCGACCCGGCCGTCCTGGCGATCAAGCAGACCCTCTACCGGACCAGCGGTGACAGCCCCATCATCGATGCGCTCATCGAGGCCGCGGCGGCCGGCAAGCAGGTGCTGGCCGTGGTCGAGATCAAGGCCCGGTTCGACGAGGAGAACAACATCAGCTGGGCCCGCAAGCTGGAGCACGCCGGGGTGCACGTCGTCTACGGCATGGTCGGGCTGAAGACCCACGCCAAGCTGGCGCTGGCCGTGCGCGAGGAGCCCGGCGGGCTGCGGCGCTACTCCCACGTGGGCACCGGCAACTACAACCCGAAGACCGCCCGGATCTACGAGGACCTGGGGCTGCTCACCTGTGACGAGACCATCGGCGAGGACCTCAGCCGGCTGTTCAACCAGCTCTCCGGCATGGCGCCCCGCACCAAGTTCAAGCGGCTGCTCGTCGCGCCCCGCTCGGTCCGCAGCGGGCTGGTCGAGCTGGTCGAGGCCGAGGCCGCCAAGGGGCCGGACGGGCAGATCCGGATGAAGGTCAACTCGATCGTGGACGAGGCGCTGATCGACGCGCTCTACCGCGCCTCCGGCGCCGGCTGCCGGGTCGACCTGTGGGTGCGCGGCATCTGCGCGGTCCGCCCCGGGGTGCCCGGCCTGTCCGAGAACGTCCGGGTCCGCTCGACCCTCGGGCGCTTCCTGGAACACTCCCGGGTCTTCGCCTTCGGCAAGGGCAGCAGCCCGCAGGTCTACCTCGGCTCGGCCGACATGATGCACCGCAACCTGGACCGCCGGGTCGAGGCGCTCGTCCCGGTCACCGAGCGCGCCCACGTCAAGACCCTGGCCAAGCTGCTCGACCGGGTCATGTCCGAGGATGTGGCCAGCTGGCACCTTGACGGTGACGGTCAGTGGACCAGGCAGCACCTCGACGACGACGGCCAGCCGCTGGCCGACCTGCAGTCCCAGTTGATCGACTCCTACGGGCGGCGGCGCCGCCCGGGTCGCCGGCGCTGA